From a region of the Malania oleifera isolate guangnan ecotype guangnan chromosome 12, ASM2987363v1, whole genome shotgun sequence genome:
- the LOC131144939 gene encoding probable hexosyltransferase MUCI70 isoform X1, whose product MALYRQNSELLPVRRDIIGAVFRSLSRSAHGIKVARRGRRLGRLTKLRFSFWAFLVAVLLLIYLTVFGLRILHGKLEEPKPTLREVQPVIMGSGVIEPKSKHRKQHYPCEVGLLDSVDDLDEPKDFMNVTQFSLSYHDREEKIFWNEAFKPRFGGHQTLEERENSFYARDQTLHCGFVKGTKGFPSSGFDLDEKDKAYMTTCTVVVSSCIFGSSDFLRRPTSKLISEYSKKNVCFVMFMDDDTLAKLSSEGNIPDDRGYIGLWRIIIVRNLPYEDMRRSGKVPKFLSHRLFPSSRYSIWIDSKMRLQTDPFLIIEYFLWRTRSEYAISNHYDRHCVWEEVVQNKRLNKYNHTAIDEQFIFYQSDGLTKFDPSDPNTLLPSYVPEGSFIVRAHTPMSNLFSCLWFNEVDRFTSRDQLSFAYTYMKLRRMNPNRPFFLNMFKDCERRALAKLFHHRTMLSPPTAS is encoded by the exons ATGGCTCTTTATAGACAAAATAGTGAATTGTTGCCAGTGAGAAGAGACATTATCGGTGCCGTTTTTAGATCCTTGAGCAGAAGTGCACACGGTATTAAGGTTGCTCGTCGAGGGAGGAGATTGGGCCGGCTTACTAAACTGAGGTTCTCGTTTTGGGCTTTTTTGGTTGCAGTGCTGCTCCTAATTTATTTGACAGTCTTTGGCTTAAGAATACTCCATG GTAAACTGGAAGAACCAAAACCAACTTTGAGGGAAGTGCAGCCAGTAATAATGGGATCTGGTGTCATAGAACCAAAGAGCAAGCATCGTAAGCAAC ATTATCCTTGTGAGGTTGGGCTTTTGGATTCAGTTGATGATCTTGATGAGCCCAAAGATTTCATGAATGTCACACAGTTCTCGCTTAGTTACCATGACAGAGAGGAGAAAATTTTTTGGAATGAAGCATTTAAACCTAGATTTGGAGGGCATCAGACTCTTGAAGAGAGAGAAAATTCCTTCTATGCAAGAGATCAAACACTCCATTGTGGTTTTGTCAAAGGAACAAAAGGCTTTCCAAGCAGCGGATTTGATCTGGATGAGAAGGACAAGGCTTACATGACTACTTGCACTGTTGTGGTATCTTCTTGTATATTTGGGAGTTCTGACTTTCTAAGGAGGCCAACAAGTAAACTG ATCAGTGAGTATTCAAAGAAAAATGTTTGTTTTGTTATGTTTATGGATGATGACACACTGGCAAAATTGTCATCAGAGGGAAATATTCCTGATGATAGAGGATATATTGGTTTATGGAGAATTATAATTGTGAGGAACTTACCATATGAGGACATGCGGAGGAGTGGAAAGGTGCCAAAGTTCTTATCACATCGCCTTTTCCCCTCTTCTAG GTATTCCATATGGATTGATAGCAAAATGCGCCTCCAGACTGATCCATTCCTCATTATAGAATATTTCTTGTGGAGGACAAGATCAGAGTATGCCATATCAAACCATTATGATCGCCACTGTGTCTGGGAGGAGGTAGTCCAAAATAAGCGTTTAAATAAGTACAACCACACAGCCATCGATGAACAGTTTATTTTTTACCAGTCTGATGGTCTCACCAAGTTTGACCCTTCAGACCCAAATACTCTTCTTCCAAGTT ATGTGCCTGAAGGTTCTTTTATTGTTCGGGCGCATACACCTATGTCAAATTTATTTTCGTGTCTTTGGTTCAATGAAGTTGACCGTTTTACCTCACGTGATCAACTAAGCTTCGCATACACTTACATGAAATTGAGAAGAATGAATCCCAATAGACCATTTTTTCTGAATATGTTCAAG GATTGTGAGCGTAGAGCACTTGCGAAACTATTTCATCATCGAACAATGCTGTCTCCTCCAACTGCTTCTTGA
- the LOC131144939 gene encoding probable hexosyltransferase MUCI70 isoform X2 has protein sequence MGSGVIEPKSKHRKQHYPCEVGLLDSVDDLDEPKDFMNVTQFSLSYHDREEKIFWNEAFKPRFGGHQTLEERENSFYARDQTLHCGFVKGTKGFPSSGFDLDEKDKAYMTTCTVVVSSCIFGSSDFLRRPTSKLISEYSKKNVCFVMFMDDDTLAKLSSEGNIPDDRGYIGLWRIIIVRNLPYEDMRRSGKVPKFLSHRLFPSSRYSIWIDSKMRLQTDPFLIIEYFLWRTRSEYAISNHYDRHCVWEEVVQNKRLNKYNHTAIDEQFIFYQSDGLTKFDPSDPNTLLPSYVPEGSFIVRAHTPMSNLFSCLWFNEVDRFTSRDQLSFAYTYMKLRRMNPNRPFFLNMFKDCERRALAKLFHHRTMLSPPTAS, from the exons ATGGGATCTGGTGTCATAGAACCAAAGAGCAAGCATCGTAAGCAAC ATTATCCTTGTGAGGTTGGGCTTTTGGATTCAGTTGATGATCTTGATGAGCCCAAAGATTTCATGAATGTCACACAGTTCTCGCTTAGTTACCATGACAGAGAGGAGAAAATTTTTTGGAATGAAGCATTTAAACCTAGATTTGGAGGGCATCAGACTCTTGAAGAGAGAGAAAATTCCTTCTATGCAAGAGATCAAACACTCCATTGTGGTTTTGTCAAAGGAACAAAAGGCTTTCCAAGCAGCGGATTTGATCTGGATGAGAAGGACAAGGCTTACATGACTACTTGCACTGTTGTGGTATCTTCTTGTATATTTGGGAGTTCTGACTTTCTAAGGAGGCCAACAAGTAAACTG ATCAGTGAGTATTCAAAGAAAAATGTTTGTTTTGTTATGTTTATGGATGATGACACACTGGCAAAATTGTCATCAGAGGGAAATATTCCTGATGATAGAGGATATATTGGTTTATGGAGAATTATAATTGTGAGGAACTTACCATATGAGGACATGCGGAGGAGTGGAAAGGTGCCAAAGTTCTTATCACATCGCCTTTTCCCCTCTTCTAG GTATTCCATATGGATTGATAGCAAAATGCGCCTCCAGACTGATCCATTCCTCATTATAGAATATTTCTTGTGGAGGACAAGATCAGAGTATGCCATATCAAACCATTATGATCGCCACTGTGTCTGGGAGGAGGTAGTCCAAAATAAGCGTTTAAATAAGTACAACCACACAGCCATCGATGAACAGTTTATTTTTTACCAGTCTGATGGTCTCACCAAGTTTGACCCTTCAGACCCAAATACTCTTCTTCCAAGTT ATGTGCCTGAAGGTTCTTTTATTGTTCGGGCGCATACACCTATGTCAAATTTATTTTCGTGTCTTTGGTTCAATGAAGTTGACCGTTTTACCTCACGTGATCAACTAAGCTTCGCATACACTTACATGAAATTGAGAAGAATGAATCCCAATAGACCATTTTTTCTGAATATGTTCAAG GATTGTGAGCGTAGAGCACTTGCGAAACTATTTCATCATCGAACAATGCTGTCTCCTCCAACTGCTTCTTGA